The following DNA comes from Macaca thibetana thibetana isolate TM-01 chromosome 14, ASM2454274v1, whole genome shotgun sequence.
TCACATAGGCCCAGTGTGGCATATCTTTAATAGAAGAATGCAGATGccataaacaagaaaaaattatccTGCACAGATATTATTTGGACATCCATACAGGGAAGCATTGCCTTAGGAATATTCATCaatatttataacaatatatgataaataaatatttaccttaattatattaattaaagatcttagataatatatttaatataacatCTGATAATATGTATGAATATactacatattaatatttaatataaacattatattaaataaatatcttaaacTTTTATATCAGTGGGATTGAGAACCAGAAATTGTCATAATGGAAGCAAGTATAAAGAAATCATGTTACGAAGAGTGGAATGAATATTCCACAAACAATGTGAAGTAGACACTGGATTCCAGGAAGAAGGATAGAGAgcttttatcaaaatgaaaagttcttATGACTCTAATTTTAGGCTCGTAAGAAACTACTCTTGCTGCAAAAGTCAAAAAGGCTGAATTATGGACGGTTTGGTATTCACTATCATTATGCAGAGGCCGGGCTGATTCTACAGATAAAAGTAATGGCTTTTCAGAAAACAGGCTGGACTTATTAACTACAGGGTTTATATGTTGCAACTTTAATCATTTgctaaaattagtaaataaaatctCCCATTAATTTTACATGGTAATGTTACTGTGTCCATCTTCTGATCTTCTTAAGGAGttattctaaaatacatattaatttacttttgatGGATGTTAAAGCTTttattgtctttaattttaaCTTTGTCATTACCTTTTATAGTCTTTAACTTTCAAGTTTTTTATGCTTTAGCATTAGGAAATCTTATTCTGAATTCTTGATAAAGTTATGTTGCATGAGGTTAACAGTATTGTTTTAAAAGTGATAGCATGTTGAAATATCTGTtaattattgtgtgtgtgtgagtgtgtgcatgtgtctccaTATTTGATGCAAATTTCCTAGAAAATACAACTTAGTTTTTGTTCTAAGACTGTTTGTATCACAGAACTTAACACTGGCCTTGCACAAATATCAGGTAATTTTATTACTAACCGTTCCtcttagaggaaataaaaatcatgtaGTGGAATTAAATGAACTTtcaaaactcagaaaaaataaaaaataaatacatgaaatctTTTCATTTACAGAAGAATATGTGGGAGCTCAGAATGGTGAAATGATTTACCAggaaatgtatatttattgagGAGAAAAGTCAACTTCTCAGGTAGCCTATTGCACAGTATGCCTGGATTCTCCCACGTGCAGAATTATGCAAGAATCACTTCATAATCCTGCTTTAGAAGCCTGGCTACTTTGGACAAAGCAGTCAACCTCTTAATTTTTAACATGGGAGACAAGCTACACATTACCACATCTCATCCTTCTTCCTGATTGGTATTCCTGGTTTGCAAGATTTTCACTGCTGGATTGGCATACCTGTCTTCCTCCTGTTTGTCCTGACCCTGCTGGGGAACAGTGTAATCATTGTTACTGTCAAGTTAGAGCCAGGCCTTCAGCAGcctatgtattttttcctttgcatGCTGGCAGTGAATGACATGGCCCTTGCCTCTTCCACAGCACCCAAAATGCTTGGCATCCTCTGGTTTGATGCTCACAGGATTGACTTTAATATCTGTCTCACACAACTATATTTTATCTACACATTTTGCGTTATTGAGTCAGCCATCCTTGTTGCCATGGCTTTTGACCGCTGTGTAGCTATTTGCATCCCACTGTGTTATACAACCATCCTGTCAACACCAATGGTTGTAAAAATAGGTTTAGTTGATATAATCCGAGCTATCTTTATGGTTTTGCCGCATCCTCTTTTCATTAGTAAGCTACAATATTACACCAAGTATGTCATCAATGATGCCTGTTGTGAGCACATGGCTGTGAGGTTGGCCCGCGCCAGCATCTTCATTTACAGAGTATATGGAATCTCTGTGGCCCTTTCAGTGATGATATTGGACCTAGGGCCCATAGCCACATCCTGTATCAAAATCCTTCAGGCAGTCTTTCGTCTCTCTTCCCAGAGCACCATCTCTAAATCAATGGGCACCTGTACTACCCATGTCTGCACTATTCTTGTTTGTTACATACCTGCACTTTTTAGCTTTCTAATTCACTGCATTGCCAAGAAGGAATCTCGAAGTATGCACATAATTTTTGCAACTTTGTACCTTCTAGTTCCCCCGACAGTCAATATCCTGGCATATGGTATCAAAACCAAGCATATTGGAAACCAAGTGGTGGGTCCCTTtttctcaaataagaaaatttctatatcaaataagaaaatttctctctctctctctctatatatatatatatagaaattttcttattatatattttgagaatagcctgggcaaagtggtgagaccttgtctctagagCACATTTTGGTAGAATCTGTCTGGCTCATAAAGCCATAATGCATTAACAAAAGTCATAACCTTACTCTCAAtaggttattttttttattgagctATGCTTTTTAGCAgatatattttgcatgtttttcctctattttttgaagtttttatggtctttttttctctattttagaaataaaggaaTGCCTTTTTGTGGAAAATTGTCAATAAATACTAgaaataattgttatatattgtgattatttcttattatatattgttatattttgttatagTCACAATTATAAAATGAGTAGGCAAATTATTGtaactatttaaaatttcttaatactTTAGAGTCTggaatttataataatatatatttttttccaattcaaaCTCCCTACACATCCTGATGGAAAGTTCtggagtaaaaataattattttcaagataatttttaccGATTATGAAGATAATGATAATGTATTATCATTCAAATAATGATTACTGTGTGGCTGGTTGTTTATCAAGCTTTATGCATGTGTTCACTTCTTTAGTACAGAAAGCTATGCCATGAGAGTGGTGTTATATTTGTACATTGGCAttgtacaaa
Coding sequences within:
- the LOC126936478 gene encoding olfactory receptor 52P1-like, which produces MKINKYKEYATHYHISSFFLIGIPGLQDFHCWIGIPVFLLFVLTLLGNSVIIVTVKLEPGLQQPMYFFLCMLAVNDMALASSTAPKMLGILWFDAHRIDFNICLTQLYFIYTFCVIESAILVAMAFDRCVAICIPLCYTTILSTPMVVKIGLVDIIRAIFMVLPHPLFISKLQYYTKYVINDACCEHMAVRLARASIFIYRVYGISVALSVMILDLGPIATSCIKILQAVFRLSSQSTISKSMGTCTTHVCTILVCYIPALFSFLIHCIAKKESRSMHIIFATLYLLVPPTVNILAYGIKTKHIGNQVVGPFFSNKK